The Spirosoma radiotolerans genome has a window encoding:
- a CDS encoding ArsC family reductase yields the protein MYTLYAIPNCDTVKKARVWLAEHAIAYHFHDYKKSGIDQETIKRWLMQKPWEELVNRAGTTWKKLPDDDKPTDAAGAISLMMEKPSVIRRPLIEADGQIVALGFNVPAYEETFSI from the coding sequence ATGTACACCTTATATGCCATTCCCAACTGCGATACGGTAAAGAAAGCCCGCGTTTGGCTGGCGGAACACGCTATAGCGTATCATTTTCATGACTATAAAAAATCGGGTATTGACCAGGAAACGATTAAACGCTGGTTGATGCAAAAGCCGTGGGAGGAGTTAGTGAACCGGGCAGGAACGACCTGGAAAAAGCTGCCTGATGACGACAAGCCTACCGATGCAGCGGGCGCTATATCGCTGATGATGGAGAAGCCATCCGTTATTCGTCGTCCGCTGATCGAAGCGGATGGACAAATTGTTGCGCTTGGTTTCAACGTACCTGCTTATGAGGAAACGTTTTCTATCTAA
- a CDS encoding group III truncated hemoglobin, translating to MPTRTLDSPEAVRFLVDSFYKKVQADSLIGPIFTNVAQVDWSKHLPKMYAFWESLILGNNAYDGHPFRPHLIINQKHTLTIEHFERWLQLFSATLSENFTGESADQVRQRATQIALVWNNKLEYINNDSFMEG from the coding sequence ATGCCAACCAGAACACTGGATTCACCGGAAGCTGTTCGATTTCTGGTCGATTCATTTTATAAAAAAGTACAGGCAGACTCACTCATTGGTCCTATTTTCACCAATGTAGCACAGGTCGACTGGTCGAAACACCTGCCCAAAATGTATGCTTTCTGGGAGTCGCTGATCCTGGGCAACAACGCCTATGATGGCCATCCATTCCGTCCGCACCTGATCATCAATCAGAAACACACGCTGACGATCGAGCATTTTGAACGGTGGCTCCAGTTGTTTTCAGCGACACTGTCCGAAAATTTTACGGGCGAATCGGCCGACCAGGTACGGCAGCGAGCTACGCAGATAGCCCTCGTCTGGAACAACAAGCTCGAATATATCAACAACGACTCTTTTATGGAAGGGTAA
- a CDS encoding DUF4197 domain-containing protein, whose amino-acid sequence MMNKKVFAAVLLALVVSQRGFAQDSAATKSNSQPSAGGIFGKVLKAVTNASAGTSGGLSSSDIATGLKEALQIGISKGSDQASAVDGYFKNPLLKIAFPPEAQKVASTLRQIGLNKQVDQFELSLNRAAEDAAKKAKPVFIKAITSMTIQDAVGILRGQNDAATQYLRRTSGQQLITEFTPIIDSTLKKNNATKYYSELVNTYNKVPFVQKVNPNLTQYATGKAVDGLFILVAQEEQKIRENPAARVTDILKKVFSKQ is encoded by the coding sequence ATGATGAATAAAAAAGTTTTCGCAGCCGTGTTGTTGGCTCTTGTTGTTAGTCAACGTGGTTTCGCTCAGGATTCGGCCGCAACAAAGAGCAATTCACAGCCATCAGCCGGTGGTATATTCGGTAAAGTGCTTAAAGCCGTAACGAATGCATCGGCTGGCACATCGGGCGGACTGAGCAGCAGTGACATTGCTACGGGCTTGAAAGAAGCCCTTCAAATTGGTATCAGTAAGGGCTCTGACCAAGCGTCGGCTGTGGATGGTTATTTTAAAAACCCGTTACTTAAGATTGCCTTTCCCCCCGAAGCCCAGAAAGTAGCCTCGACACTTCGCCAAATAGGCTTAAACAAACAAGTCGATCAGTTCGAACTGTCATTGAACCGGGCTGCCGAAGATGCCGCCAAAAAGGCGAAACCGGTATTCATCAAGGCGATCACGTCGATGACGATCCAGGATGCAGTCGGTATTTTGCGGGGCCAGAATGATGCGGCTACCCAGTATCTGCGCCGGACATCGGGCCAGCAACTGATAACCGAATTTACGCCCATTATTGACAGTACGCTGAAGAAAAACAACGCGACAAAGTACTACAGCGAATTGGTTAACACGTATAATAAAGTGCCATTCGTGCAGAAAGTAAACCCCAACCTGACGCAATATGCGACTGGCAAGGCTGTTGATGGCCTGTTCATTTTAGTCGCGCAGGAGGAGCAGAAAATTCGCGAAAATCCCGCTGCCCGGGTGACGGATATTTTGAAGAAGGTATTTAGCAAACAGTAA
- a CDS encoding competence/damage-inducible protein A: MTNSIRAEVITIGDEILFGQITDTNTAWIGTELTNIGIRVVRKTSVGDQADAILESLHEAHQRADVIIITGGLGPTKDDITKKTLCTYFGVGMVRNESALALVTGFFEKRGREMTDLNRAQADLPANAVYIQNDWGTAPGMWFEHDQRVYVSLPGVPFEMKHLMTNRILPKLTAHFKTPIIKHKMIRTVGIGESFLAERIEAWEDALPDHIKLAYLPSFGGVKLRLTATGDDNARLDQELAEQVDRVMPLIQKNVYGFDNDELETVVGTLLTEKKQTLAAAESCTGGYLSAQITKVPGSSVYFWGSVISYNNSVKVAQLGVQPDTLEQYGAVSEETIRQMAEGVRKALGTNIGIATSGIAGPGGGTPDKPVGTVWIACATDQRTVTRLLKLGQYRDQNIQLTTTYLLNMLREEILNQ; encoded by the coding sequence ATGACTAACTCCATCCGCGCCGAAGTAATTACCATTGGCGACGAAATATTGTTTGGGCAAATCACCGACACGAATACGGCCTGGATTGGAACCGAATTAACGAACATTGGCATTCGTGTGGTTCGAAAAACATCGGTTGGCGATCAGGCCGATGCTATTTTGGAAAGTCTCCACGAAGCGCATCAACGCGCTGATGTGATCATTATTACGGGTGGGTTAGGCCCTACCAAAGACGACATTACTAAGAAAACGCTCTGTACGTATTTCGGCGTTGGCATGGTCCGCAACGAATCGGCGCTGGCGCTGGTAACGGGTTTCTTTGAGAAACGAGGGCGCGAAATGACCGACCTCAATCGCGCTCAGGCCGACTTACCCGCCAATGCTGTCTATATTCAGAACGACTGGGGCACAGCGCCCGGCATGTGGTTTGAGCATGACCAGCGCGTTTATGTGTCTTTACCGGGTGTACCATTCGAAATGAAACATCTCATGACGAATCGGATTTTACCCAAGCTGACAGCGCACTTCAAAACGCCCATCATTAAGCACAAAATGATTCGAACCGTCGGTATTGGCGAATCCTTTCTGGCCGAGCGCATCGAAGCCTGGGAGGATGCCCTACCCGATCACATCAAGTTAGCGTATCTACCCAGTTTTGGCGGAGTAAAACTACGGCTAACAGCCACCGGCGACGATAATGCCCGACTGGATCAGGAGTTAGCCGAGCAGGTAGACCGCGTGATGCCGCTTATCCAGAAAAACGTTTATGGCTTCGACAACGACGAACTGGAAACGGTGGTGGGCACGCTCCTGACGGAAAAAAAGCAAACACTTGCTGCGGCCGAAAGCTGTACAGGTGGCTACTTATCGGCGCAAATTACGAAAGTGCCTGGTTCATCAGTGTATTTTTGGGGCAGCGTGATTAGTTATAACAACAGCGTTAAAGTAGCCCAATTGGGGGTGCAACCCGACACCCTGGAACAATACGGAGCCGTCAGCGAAGAGACCATTCGGCAAATGGCGGAGGGCGTTCGGAAAGCATTAGGCACCAATATAGGTATTGCTACCAGCGGCATTGCTGGTCCCGGTGGTGGCACACCCGACAAGCCCGTCGGCACTGTCTGGATTGCCTGCGCCACCGACCAGCGAACCGTTACCAGACTGCTCAAACTAGGCCAATACCGCGATCAGAACATTCAACTGACCACAACCTATTTGCTCAATATGCTGCGGGAAGAAATTTTAAACCAATGA
- a CDS encoding dihydrolipoamide acetyltransferase family protein, whose product MALIDMVMPKMGESIMECTVIAWLKQPGDRIETDESVLEVATDKVDTEVPASHNGILKEILVNDGDVVAVGAPIARIEVEEAVGQDTNPAVAPPAKEAANTNQTPVGIGDVANVPAPQETDELEASTAARELEASILAMSSRSVPAAKAVATSATTLAGDTPVFDNRFYSPLVLNIAKEESVSRDELDRIPGSGAENRVTKKDILAYVIDRAEGRVQPAQSVEQPAEHRSSSVAPAPLPLPVGPAQPETSSNGSLNGQSDIIQMDRMRKMIAQRMVESKQISPHVSSFVEADLTPIVEWRTQVKDKFKQQTGENLTYTPILVEAIVKAIKDFPLINVSVEGDKIIVKKAINIGMAVALPSGNLIVPVIHDADQYNLIGLTKKVNDLTKRARENKLTADDLAGGTYTISNIGTFGNLMGTPIIVQPQVAIMAFGAIVKKPAVIETPQGDFIGIRQLMFLSHSYDHRVVDGSLGGQFVRRVADYLEQFKPGFN is encoded by the coding sequence ATGGCTCTCATTGACATGGTCATGCCCAAAATGGGCGAAAGTATAATGGAGTGTACGGTTATTGCCTGGCTCAAACAACCGGGCGACCGTATTGAAACCGATGAATCGGTACTGGAAGTAGCTACGGATAAAGTGGATACCGAAGTCCCAGCCTCACACAATGGCATTTTGAAAGAAATCCTGGTCAACGATGGCGACGTTGTAGCCGTAGGGGCACCTATTGCCCGCATTGAGGTTGAGGAGGCCGTCGGTCAGGACACGAATCCGGCTGTCGCACCACCGGCAAAAGAAGCTGCCAATACCAATCAGACGCCCGTAGGCATTGGCGATGTAGCCAACGTTCCGGCTCCTCAGGAAACCGATGAACTGGAGGCTTCTACCGCGGCCCGCGAACTGGAGGCAAGCATTTTAGCCATGAGCAGCCGGTCAGTACCTGCTGCGAAAGCCGTGGCCACTTCGGCGACGACACTGGCAGGTGATACACCTGTTTTCGACAATCGGTTTTATTCACCCCTGGTCCTGAATATTGCGAAAGAAGAGAGCGTCTCGCGCGATGAACTTGACCGTATTCCGGGTTCCGGCGCTGAGAATCGGGTTACCAAAAAAGATATTCTTGCGTATGTGATTGATCGGGCGGAAGGCCGGGTTCAACCCGCGCAGTCTGTAGAACAGCCAGCCGAGCACCGTTCTTCATCAGTTGCACCGGCGCCCCTCCCCCTACCCGTTGGCCCAGCACAGCCAGAAACGTCATCCAATGGCTCCCTGAACGGCCAGTCGGATATTATTCAGATGGATCGAATGCGGAAAATGATTGCGCAGCGGATGGTGGAGTCGAAGCAGATTTCTCCCCACGTCAGTTCATTCGTTGAAGCCGATTTGACGCCCATCGTGGAATGGCGCACCCAGGTCAAGGATAAATTTAAGCAGCAAACCGGCGAAAACCTGACCTACACACCTATTCTGGTGGAGGCCATTGTGAAAGCCATTAAAGATTTCCCACTGATCAATGTGTCCGTCGAAGGGGATAAAATTATCGTCAAAAAAGCCATTAATATCGGGATGGCAGTTGCGTTGCCAAGTGGTAACCTGATTGTGCCCGTCATTCACGATGCTGACCAGTATAACCTGATTGGCCTGACCAAAAAAGTCAACGACTTAACCAAACGCGCCCGGGAGAACAAACTCACCGCCGACGATTTGGCGGGGGGAACCTACACGATCTCGAACATTGGTACCTTTGGCAACTTGATGGGAACACCCATTATTGTCCAGCCACAGGTGGCGATTATGGCGTTTGGCGCCATTGTCAAGAAACCCGCCGTTATTGAGACACCACAGGGTGATTTCATTGGTATACGGCAGTTGATGTTCCTGTCTCACTCCTACGATCACCGCGTTGTGGACGGCTCACTGGGCGGTCAGTTTGTGCGTCGTGTGGCCGATTACCTGGAGCAATTCAAACCAGGATTTAACTGA
- a CDS encoding 5' nucleotidase, NT5C type: MKQRIAIDMDDVMADTHAKFIQLYLEGETPRYTLEELKEKSFHELFDENEYKVISERVYEPGFFRDIPVMKGAKEVIAELMQKYDVFVASAAQEFPNSLREKWDWLQEHFPEITWHNYIFLGDKSVLNTDYLIDDLPRNLHTFKGEGLLFDALHNRDDKQFRRMKTWQDIATHLL, encoded by the coding sequence ATGAAACAACGCATTGCCATCGACATGGATGATGTTATGGCCGATACTCACGCCAAGTTTATCCAGTTATATCTGGAAGGCGAAACACCCCGATACACGCTTGAGGAGCTAAAAGAAAAGTCGTTTCACGAGCTATTTGACGAAAATGAATATAAGGTAATATCCGAACGGGTGTATGAACCGGGTTTCTTTCGGGATATTCCAGTCATGAAGGGCGCAAAAGAAGTCATCGCCGAACTAATGCAGAAGTACGACGTATTCGTGGCTTCGGCGGCTCAGGAGTTTCCGAACTCCCTACGCGAAAAGTGGGACTGGCTTCAGGAACACTTTCCCGAAATTACGTGGCACAATTACATCTTTCTGGGCGACAAGAGTGTGCTCAATACGGACTACCTCATTGATGACTTACCCCGAAATCTGCACACCTTTAAGGGAGAAGGCCTTCTCTTTGACGCCCTTCATAATCGGGATGACAAGCAATTCCGGCGGATGAAGACCTGGCAGGATATTGCCACCCATCTACTTTAA
- a CDS encoding acyl-CoA desaturase, which produces MIVLAAFIGHWYLSLFCQTFFLHRYSAHKMFSMSKFWERFFYALTYVSQGSSYLSPRAYAVLHRMHHAFSDTEKDPHSPHHTKNIFTMMWKTKDIYNAVLHRKQPIERQFDRNYPEWSFIEKVGDSWVSRAGWAVLYSLFYVFAFIYLDMHWAFFFLLPVHFVMGPVHGAIINWSGHKYGYSNFDNQDQSKNSLILDVVMMGELFQNNHHKRPNAANFGAKWFEFDPTFPVIGVLHKLHIVRLRPSAEAKKAQFEVGHDRLVEVEKEVEA; this is translated from the coding sequence GTGATTGTACTGGCCGCGTTCATTGGACACTGGTATTTGTCATTGTTCTGCCAAACGTTCTTTCTGCACCGCTATTCTGCCCATAAAATGTTCTCGATGAGCAAATTTTGGGAGCGGTTTTTCTATGCTTTAACCTACGTATCGCAAGGGTCGTCGTATTTAAGCCCACGCGCTTATGCCGTGCTTCACCGCATGCACCACGCCTTCAGCGACACTGAAAAAGACCCTCACTCTCCGCATCATACCAAAAATATCTTCACCATGATGTGGAAGACGAAAGACATTTATAACGCCGTTCTTCACCGGAAACAACCCATCGAACGCCAGTTTGATCGGAATTATCCTGAGTGGAGTTTCATCGAAAAAGTAGGTGATTCCTGGGTATCGCGGGCCGGATGGGCTGTACTCTATAGCCTGTTCTATGTCTTCGCGTTCATCTACTTAGACATGCACTGGGCCTTTTTCTTCCTGTTGCCGGTTCACTTCGTGATGGGACCCGTACACGGCGCCATCATCAACTGGAGTGGTCATAAGTACGGTTATTCAAACTTCGACAACCAGGATCAATCGAAAAATTCCCTGATTCTGGATGTGGTTATGATGGGTGAACTGTTCCAGAACAACCATCATAAACGGCCCAATGCCGCTAATTTTGGGGCCAAATGGTTCGAGTTCGATCCAACCTTCCCCGTCATTGGCGTGCTGCATAAGCTTCACATTGTGCGGCTGAGACCATCTGCCGAAGCCAAAAAAGCCCAGTTTGAAGTTGGGCATGACCGCCTGGTCGAGGTAGAAAAGGAGGTCGAAGCCTAA
- a CDS encoding DUF4159 domain-containing protein — MGLVLGLTLSSTYAQYAYKIAKLKYNGGGDWYANKTSLPNLIKFANANLRMNIFPEEDIVEPGSPDIFGYPFVHMTGHGNVTFSDGDVQNLRRYLMSGGFLHIDDNYGLDKFIRREMKKVFPELNFIELPFNHPVYQQKFKFASGLPKVHEHDAKAPQGFGLIYQGRLVCFYSYECDLGNGWEDQSVYNDPEPVRQQALRMGANLLQYATTTN, encoded by the coding sequence ATGGGGCTCGTGTTGGGTCTTACCTTGTCCAGTACATATGCTCAATATGCATACAAGATTGCCAAACTGAAATACAATGGTGGGGGCGACTGGTATGCGAACAAAACCTCGCTGCCAAACCTGATTAAGTTTGCCAACGCCAATTTACGCATGAACATTTTCCCGGAAGAGGACATCGTCGAGCCGGGAAGCCCCGATATTTTCGGTTACCCGTTTGTACACATGACTGGCCACGGAAACGTGACGTTCAGTGACGGCGATGTCCAGAACCTGCGCCGTTATTTGATGTCAGGTGGATTCCTGCACATCGATGATAATTACGGGCTGGACAAGTTCATTCGTCGGGAGATGAAGAAGGTGTTCCCTGAACTTAATTTTATTGAATTGCCTTTCAACCATCCCGTTTACCAGCAAAAATTTAAGTTTGCCAGTGGACTGCCCAAAGTACACGAACATGATGCCAAAGCACCGCAGGGTTTTGGGCTGATTTATCAGGGGCGATTAGTGTGTTTTTATAGCTACGAGTGCGATTTAGGCAACGGCTGGGAAGATCAGAGTGTATACAATGACCCTGAACCGGTTCGTCAACAGGCACTACGGATGGGTGCCAACCTGTTACAATACGCAACGACAACAAATTAA
- a CDS encoding ring-cleaving dioxygenase, translating to MENRILGLHHITAIANDARRNYDFYTNVMGLRMVKKTVNFDDPGTYHFYYGNEEGTPGTILTFFPWEGIGPGKTGVGMATEIGYSVPSGSLDFWVDRLKHSLVRVGELGERFGEQFLPFTDPDGLNIALIIPQKEDSRTAWETENVKQDTATKGFHSVTLTLNDIEKTADVLTDIFGYSLVSQEGNRYRFATDAVDNAAIVDLLESPDGNPGRNAAGTNHHVAFRVANDTIQMEYREKVLSKGLQITPKINRDYFFSLYFREPGGVLFEIATDNPGFTVDEPLAELGTHLQLPDQYESSRAKIEKSLPSLTL from the coding sequence ATGGAAAATCGAATTTTAGGCCTTCATCATATTACCGCCATTGCGAATGACGCCCGTCGTAATTACGATTTCTACACCAACGTAATGGGCTTACGAATGGTAAAAAAAACGGTTAATTTCGATGATCCAGGAACATACCATTTTTACTATGGCAATGAAGAAGGCACTCCCGGCACGATTCTGACCTTTTTTCCCTGGGAGGGAATCGGACCAGGAAAAACTGGCGTCGGTATGGCGACAGAAATAGGCTATTCAGTACCCAGTGGTAGTCTTGATTTCTGGGTCGATCGATTAAAGCATAGCCTTGTTCGGGTTGGCGAGCTGGGCGAACGATTTGGTGAACAATTCCTGCCGTTTACTGATCCTGACGGGCTCAATATTGCCCTTATTATACCGCAGAAAGAAGACAGCCGGACAGCCTGGGAAACAGAAAACGTAAAGCAGGATACAGCCACAAAAGGGTTTCATAGCGTTACACTGACCCTTAACGATATAGAAAAAACAGCGGATGTACTGACCGATATTTTCGGATATTCGCTGGTATCTCAGGAAGGCAACCGTTACCGGTTTGCCACAGATGCCGTTGACAATGCCGCTATTGTTGATTTGCTGGAATCACCTGATGGCAACCCAGGGCGCAATGCCGCTGGTACAAATCACCACGTGGCGTTTCGGGTAGCCAACGATACGATTCAGATGGAATACCGCGAAAAAGTGTTGAGTAAGGGGTTACAGATAACCCCTAAAATAAACCGCGATTACTTTTTTTCCCTCTATTTTCGCGAGCCAGGTGGCGTTCTTTTTGAAATCGCCACGGACAATCCCGGCTTTACCGTCGATGAACCGCTGGCTGAACTGGGTACTCATCTGCAATTACCGGATCAATACGAATCATCGAGAGCAAAAATCGAAAAATCATTACCTTCATTAACACTTTAG
- a CDS encoding GNAT family N-acetyltransferase, with the protein MTEIKLELNERKHGAFNLYEDGIRIGEMVVSISDSALTVYHTEVDQAQEGKGFAHQLLEEMVGYARENGLKVIPLCPYVHAQFRHHPEAYTDIWQQPD; encoded by the coding sequence ATGACAGAGATAAAGCTGGAACTAAATGAACGAAAACACGGGGCCTTCAACTTGTATGAAGACGGGATTCGAATTGGCGAAATGGTCGTCAGTATTTCCGATTCTGCCCTCACGGTCTATCATACCGAAGTTGATCAGGCGCAGGAAGGAAAGGGATTTGCCCATCAGCTATTAGAGGAAATGGTCGGGTATGCCCGCGAAAATGGACTGAAGGTCATCCCCTTGTGCCCTTATGTGCATGCTCAGTTCCGGCATCATCCTGAGGCCTATACAGACATTTGGCAACAGCCGGATTAA
- a CDS encoding type I glyceraldehyde-3-phosphate dehydrogenase, whose product MATIALYGFGRIGRQFLRVGLDHNLFVPVSISDIRDEPTLAALFAVDTNYGRWPEPVSGSEGQFTIGERTIPYINSAKEVPDWATLGVDLVVDCTGRATTRAGAQAHLDRGAKYVLISAPSKSLADCDAVLLKGINLETFDPANHHIVSMGSCTTNALAAVVKVILENFGIQYGLFSTVHSYTNTQSLTDQPMKDRRDSWAAAENIIPSSSGAARALQFIWKDLKITGKAYRVPTRTGSIAELNLITEKECTVQEVNDAFRRAATEGPLKGVMDVLEDEWASSRIVADPHTSIIDLPLTAKEGNLLSVAAWYDNEWGFSNRLAEVAAFLAERIESSK is encoded by the coding sequence ATGGCAACGATTGCTTTGTATGGATTCGGCCGTATTGGACGGCAATTTCTACGTGTTGGTTTAGACCACAACCTGTTTGTGCCGGTTTCCATTTCTGATATTAGAGATGAGCCCACGCTGGCGGCTTTGTTCGCCGTTGATACTAATTACGGTCGCTGGCCCGAGCCCGTATCGGGGAGCGAAGGCCAGTTCACCATTGGTGAGCGGACAATTCCGTACATTAATTCGGCCAAGGAAGTTCCGGATTGGGCCACCCTGGGAGTCGATCTGGTAGTTGATTGTACGGGGCGGGCTACGACCCGCGCTGGTGCACAGGCACACCTTGACCGGGGCGCCAAGTATGTGCTGATCAGCGCCCCCAGTAAATCACTTGCCGACTGCGATGCGGTACTGCTGAAAGGCATCAATCTGGAAACGTTCGATCCGGCCAATCACCACATCGTCAGCATGGGAAGTTGTACGACCAATGCACTGGCTGCGGTGGTGAAAGTAATTCTGGAAAATTTTGGTATTCAGTACGGCCTGTTCTCTACAGTCCACTCCTATACCAACACACAATCGCTCACCGACCAGCCGATGAAAGACCGGCGCGATTCGTGGGCAGCCGCCGAAAACATCATCCCTTCGTCTTCTGGCGCGGCTCGTGCTCTGCAATTTATCTGGAAAGACCTCAAAATCACCGGCAAGGCCTATCGGGTGCCGACACGCACGGGTAGTATTGCCGAGCTAAACCTGATCACCGAAAAAGAGTGTACTGTTCAGGAAGTGAATGATGCCTTCCGGAGAGCCGCTACCGAAGGGCCGTTGAAAGGCGTTATGGATGTTCTGGAAGATGAGTGGGCTTCATCCCGAATCGTTGCTGACCCGCACACATCAATTATTGATTTGCCGCTGACGGCTAAAGAAGGCAACCTGCTATCTGTAGCAGCCTGGTATGATAATGAATGGGGATTTTCAAATCGGTTGGCCGAAGTAGCAGCCTTTCTGGCCGAACGGATCGAGTCAAGTAAATAA
- a CDS encoding Dps family protein, with translation MQSLIGISAENREVVAHQLAKLLADEFVLYTKTLNAHWNLEGMDFHSVHLYFEELYKQSAEIVDSVAERIRQLDHYAPATLKNFLQLTHLTEQDESGNDSRSQIKKLLGDHESIIEFIRGNIDEFADAHKDAGTSDFITGLMETHEKIAWMLRAHLK, from the coding sequence ATGCAATCACTCATTGGTATCTCCGCCGAAAACAGAGAAGTCGTCGCACACCAACTGGCCAAGCTACTGGCAGATGAATTTGTGCTTTACACCAAAACCCTCAACGCACACTGGAACCTGGAGGGAATGGATTTTCATTCGGTCCATCTTTATTTCGAAGAGCTTTATAAACAGTCGGCCGAGATTGTCGATAGCGTAGCCGAACGCATCCGGCAGTTGGATCACTATGCGCCTGCAACCCTGAAAAATTTCTTGCAGCTTACCCATCTGACTGAGCAGGATGAGTCGGGCAACGATAGCCGAAGTCAGATAAAAAAGCTCTTGGGTGATCACGAAAGCATCATTGAATTCATTCGGGGAAATATCGATGAGTTTGCCGATGCACACAAGGACGCCGGAACCAGCGATTTCATCACTGGCCTGATGGAAACGCACGAGAAAATTGCCTGGATGCTGCGGGCACACCTCAAATAA